ttataacctttgaccttctctcctctggtctatttaacagctacagtctcagatcagctcagccctccaggactgtcagcagcagaaacaaaaactttatacctgttggggaaaatatagattatatttgctttgcattgtcctCACATTATGAGAATGATACAGTATGGTCCAATTAAATATTatattcttgattaatatgggttgttgctatgttgatgtggtgttttaagatcttgttcaatgttcccttttttaactttgagcccctgcccctccaaaggtctctgcacggccctgcaTCTTCATCTACAGGAGAAACGCAGCTAAACATAAAACTTTCAGTCGGCAGTAGACGAGTTAAGGAGCTCTGTCATCTGGCGGAGCCATCCTGACTGATCAAACTGAGCAGAAATGTgatgagaaattaaaacaataatgaaTAATTGATTCATGAgaataaaaagaattttttCCAAACGATTTTataacatgttttcatgtttgagaaGATGAGCTGTTATTACTGTGTTTTTGATGTATGCATGAATTTATAACAGATTATCCATCAGTTGTTACATGTAAACATAAAGTTGATTATTAGAATAAAACGATGTATTTATCTTTTAGTGAGAAAATACCAAGTGGAAATAATAAGCTACACAAAAAgcttcattatttctttttaaaagctttattaGCGCTTTAGCAACACGAGGAAATAACACAAATCAACAATGTCCATAACTTGTCTTTACGTTACATAAACCAGCAAGCAATATTTTTAATCACCAGATTATAAAAAGATTTCTTGTCCAGCATCAGAGgaaatcatcattttaataaaatgtatcgttaaatgaaatgtatttgttatgGTTACTGTCAGCTCAAGCTCCTGTAAATCACAAAGCATCttcagattttcacattttgcaataTTGATCAGGCTGATTGACAACTAAAGATatgaataaatcaatcaatcaaaccaACAGCCTCATAATTAAGAGATAATAACTCTTCCTTGCTCAGTTCTGCTGCCgctgtttaaatatttcagtaactGATTAATTACGAATTAATTAGTATATGTGCTGCTTATTACGTAATCTGCTTATTACTGGcacttattttgttatttataaaaatcagGATTTAATAAGCTGCGGCCAAAACATCACACACATCATTACTGTATGACACAGGCCTTCTTTGTCACTGCTTGAGCAGCTGCAGCCACAGCTACAGCTACAGCTCCAGCTACAGCTTCAGCTAAAGCTCCAATTACAACTTCAGCTGCAGCACAAAGAGCCTTCAGAACAGCACGGATAAATGGGTTGTCGCTCTCTGCCATCTTTCTGGCCTCCTGAGGGTTGATGTTTGGATTCTGTCTGCGAAGTCTTTCCGCTTCTTCCTGGACGGCTTTCTGCGCCTCTTCAAACATCTCATTGGTGTAGAAACTCCCTCCATTTCTCTGAACCATTCTATTGATCTTCTGCAGCAATCCCCTGACTTGATCAGGATCCTCAACTGTGTTGTCAAAAACATGATATTTATCTTCAAATTCCTCCAGGATGGAGCACTGACTGATGATCTCTTTTAGAGGCTGGGATGTTTCTAACAGGTCTCTCATTGTCTTGTATCCCCTTTTCAGCTCGTCTCCATGGGTAAACAGGATCATGGTGTATTTGGCTGCTGCTTCTCCAAACATTTTCTGGATTAtttccactgtttgtttttcttctggtgTGAATCTGGTCGGTTGGAGAACAATCAGGAAGACATGAGGACCAGGAGCCGCCATGCTGATGCATCTAGCGATTTCTGTCACAACCTCTTCATTAGTTTTCTCCGTATCAAACAGACCTGGAGTATCAATAACAGCCAGATTTTGACCAGCAAAAACATTGGTTTCCTTCTCACAGACTGATGTCACAGAGGAGAAAGAGAGTGTAGATCTGAAAGCTTTCTTCCCTAAAATGGTGTTTCCTGCTGCACTTTTGCCGATTCCAGTTTTCCCAACAAGAACAATCCTGAGATCCACAGCTGCTGGAGAAttagaaaacaataataaactgaaaGCAGTTTTATTCAGATAGAAGTAAACTAAAACAATACCAGTTACAAAACAATACCTCCCCTTCAGTGGAAGAGGTTAGAGTTAGCAAGATGGCTCGCCCAGGGCGCCAAACAGGCTCACGTGAGAAAATCTACCGTATTTTctgcactataaggcgcacctaaagaCCTTCAAtgttctcaaaagccgacagtgcgccatataatccggtgcgccttatatatggaccaatattgagccacagcaggtctcgcaactacggtaagcagccgccgacttcattttccccgtagaagaagaagcgcgcggtgcacgctgggttttgtgtaaagaccccaaaatggctcctattaagagacacacttacgacgcagagtttgagctcaaggcgatcagtcaggcagtagaacacgggaatagagcagcagcgagagaatttaacatgaacgaatcaatggtgtgGAAGTGGAGGAAGCCTAATTTTAATTATCCACATGTCAACCTCTGATGAGTCTATGCatctattattttaaacaatgaaatgtatttattttcatcaagtcctctgattaaaaaaaggagATGAAGTTTGTCTTGCTATTCAttgtctctctaaattctccttatggttgtttgtcctgtctgtctctgtgttgccctgcgatggactggtgacctgtccagggtgaccccgcctctcgcccgttgACCTCTGGAGATAAACACCAGCGCCCTTCGTGAGGAATAAGGTAGAAagatgatggatgaatggatgtcCGGTTTGGTTATAACGCATTCTCCCACAAAGTTTTGACAGATTCTTAGCCTGGCCTggatgtttctttaaaaaagaacaattttgtctttaaaaccCACTTGGTCATCATACAACCTCAAGATTGATCACTTGTCTTTTGACAGTCATGTTATTATatatcattatttattaaaatatttataattgcatttatgtatttaacagCTTTTCTTCTCCTGTTCAGTGAGGacactttttaacatttttattaagatttttattatttctatctAGGCTTTTTTTTgcaccttttaaatttgtatCTGAACCAGTTAAACCAAAATGAATCTGATGTGAACTGAACTGTATCGCATGCTAGATTCTGAATGATAATAAAAGTATcttgtatttaattttgagtCATAACTGGCATTGCCTCGGGACAATGTTAACTATCATTTGAGTCAAActaatttagacaaaaaaaatttattgaacCTGTTCTGACTTCATTTGTCTTCAACTTCACCTGCAGTAGAGAAAATAAGTACTGAACATTCAATcctttttctctgaaaatgcATTTCCCAAACTGCTGTCTAAGAAATTCACACCAGATGTTGGTTACAaccttcaaaaatatttaactaccacaactagaaaataaatacaggagAAGTAAGTGGTTTGACTTCATCTggtgtgaatttattttagcattttggTTAAATTTAATTGCATTAAAGTTCATcacttcattattattattattattattattatttttttttttttttttttttgttgttggtgctATACTTAATTCAAGGATGCGGGGGTGACAACTGTCTTTAGGCCCCATCTGGAACAGCCACTGGATTAACTCTGAAGGGTCCCTACGATTGTATTCTGACTTCCTATCCAAATATACTGTATCACTGTCATTTTTAGGGAATTTGCCACTGTCATGGACGCTGTCCCTAAAGAAGCTCTGATGCTCTTTAAAGGGTGTTTTCATTCATGTAGAGCTGTAGATATCCTTTCTTCTTCGTTTGAATCTGCTGTGGGCAAAATGTATCTTCTAACCCCCCAAGAAACAGGAATATAAAGCCCATATTTCAGAAGGACAATGGTACTATGTCTTATCTACAGCGGTCTCTAGTGGAGGGAGTTTGTGATATCAAATGGACAATTTAATGGACTTTGTCTTCTAAATCAGTGGTCCtcaacccccgggccgcgggccggtaccggtccgtggaccaattggtaccgggccgcgcaaaaaataattaaatatgtccgttttatgtattatttgagtctggaggatcttttattttgaaaatcctttaaccggattctctcggttacgtctagcgccaacattgagccacaagcagcaaaatgagtcagaaacagatcagatgtctttgcgaaggggaaaaggcccagagaagagacaggaggtcggatttatcccggtaggtgattcccaccTTCCTAGCTCTGCATGACCGGctgttaatgaggcaatgaagcttcaaactgcttcgccactagagaccaagaaccctgagcatcagcaacacttcgggtgtctctcatcactcccagatgggaccgtctggttgcagagaaacaagctcagggctcccattagttgttatcgtgagttaaaattttcacgaaagtaaaatgttcgtttttgtggcgcatctgtatcttattttgaagggatttgtaaacgttaccatagcaaccagagTCAGATAGCATTCAGGCAGTGGTGGAGATGAGATGAGAgaagtagagcttgtgagttttaggtctggttcacacggcgcgatttaaggattgtgggccgattttccaaacctctgtgaccacagagccgataaaagcAGTGGCGTATCTAGGCCTGTTTTAGGGGGGCCTGTAGCCCCCCCAAGAAACAGCCCCCCTAAAACTGTATCTCAGCACCGCTGAATCAGGTTGCCACCCATCCCGTAAAATACGGAGTCGTCCCATATTTGGAGGTTAAACGTGCGTCCCGTATTGAACCGATACATAACTGTCCGATAGAAACGCCTATcatacacacatcaacactaagtttaacaataatggccaaaataaaacacaggaaatattaaggtcagctaaattgtcgtgGCGGCAGCTAAAAGGACCCCAGGAGGCTACGGACCGACGCTGAACGTCACGGTTGCCTAGTGACGGACACTACGCAGCcgcggtgagctgctatcaaccctCGTCTTTTTAAAACGTCCTCGACCCGATTCCATGTCCTTAGAAGCAAAaacgcttttaaaaatacagacgtGAGTGAAAAGACGCGCATTACAAGCGGAACAATTTCAGATACCGTGAACAtcgaaagacaaaaaaaaagtgtccgtCGTGGCGCAGTGTGCTGCTGTATGatagacagaatggatcaggagaggaaccgcagacccatcagaacctaaagaaccagaaatCAGCGTCTCTTCATCCTCAGTCATCTCCTGAGGCTGACATGGTACAGAACATTTAGTTATGATTGATTAAGtttcttattgtgattttagCTGAATATTGTGGTTTGATTCTTTGCTTAGGATGTTGAGTTtggatgatatttaataaataatagcaatagccaaaataagtggccatttaaagaacaaatcatacgaatagattaacagtaaatacataaatatttcctacattacattactttctgtgtgttttattcaaaaatgttgatatattttatgaataattgtccagtggtcatttaatgtattatttcactaatattttattaatgtggtttaccagtttggataatctgacttcctatcaatgaagaaaaaacatgctaagcAAAAATACACCAGTCCTGCAGCCCAGGGCCGGTTCTAGAGGGGGGCTTAGAGGGTTCTaaagaaattatactaaataaatgtcttttttaaatattcagtggtagatattttttcttcacaatattCTTTTTAaggttattaaaaatacattaaaattattttaataaaaattaatttaatgaattaaaaattataaattgcTCTTTTAGCTGC
Above is a window of Xiphophorus hellerii strain 12219 chromosome 2, Xiphophorus_hellerii-4.1, whole genome shotgun sequence DNA encoding:
- the LOC116731637 gene encoding GTPase IMAP family member 9-like, with amino-acid sequence MATESPVDIGAVDLRIVLVGKTGIGKSAAGNTILGKKAFRSTLSFSSVTSVCEKETNVFAGQNLAVIDTPGLFDTEKTNEEVVTEIARCISMAAPGPHVFLIVLQPTRFTPEEKQTVEIIQKMFGEAAAKYTMILFTHGDELKRGYKTMRDLLETSQPLKEIISQCSILEEFEDKYHVFDNTVEDPDQVRGLLQKINRMVQRNGGSFYTNEMFEEAQKAVQEEAERLRRQNPNINPQEARKMAESDNPFIRAVLKALCAAAEVVIGALAEAVAGAVAVAVAAAAQAVTKKACVIQ